The DNA segment GAGGTGGAAAACGAGCGCAGTGACGGCACCACGCTTACCTGCATCCTGGCAGCAACACCACTGCACGGACCAGACGGCGAACTGACAGGCATTATCGAGAGCCTGAAGGATACCTCCGAGCTGAGAAAAACCCAGGAGCAGTTGCAGCACTCACAGCTTCTGGCCTCCCTGGGCGAGATGACTGCCGGAATCGCCCACGAGGTGAATAACCCCCTCGGCAGTGTCCTGCTCTATTCCGAGCTCCTGATGACAGGTGACGTACCCCCACAGACCAGGACGGACCTGGAGGTAATACATGATGAGGCCAAGCGAGCTGCCCGGATAATGACCGACCTCCTCACCTACAGCCGCAAGGTAAAGTACCAGGTCCGGCGCCTGGACCTGCACCGGATTCTGAACAAGCTGCTGGATATGCGCCGGTACACGGAGCGGGTGCATAACATTGCTGTCTCCACCGACTTTGCGGAAGGTCCGCTGTGGGTAAGGGGTGACTCTTCACACCTAAAGCAACTCTTCATGAACCTCATGCTTAATGCTGAGGAAGCAGTCAAGGAGTCCGGAAGTGGATACATAAAAGTCACCACGATCAGGGATACCGAGTGGGTCAGAATATCCGTCTCGGATAATGGTACCGGTATACCACCGGAAAACCTCAAGCAGATATTCTACCCGTTCTTCACCACCAGGGATGTTGGCGAGGGTACCGGACTTGGTCTGAGTACCTGTTATGGTATCGTGACCAACCACAATGGACTGATACGCGCCGAGAATAACGAGACCGGCGGCGCAACTTTCATCGTGGAACTGCCACTGGCACCAGGCGGAAAACAGTATACCCTGGTTCAGGCAGGCCGGGAGGCAGATTGAGCGAAGATACGAGACGAACTCGGGAGGCAACTATGGTAACAGGCAATGCCGAAGTACTGATAGTCGACGATGAACCACATCTGTGCGATGCCCTGCACCGCATACTGACGAGGGAGGGATACTGTGTCAGAACAGCTCTGGACGGTGAGACAGCCCTGGAGCTCTGCCGGCAGAAAGCGCCTGACGTGCTGTTGCTGGATGTGATGATGCCCGGAATGGACGGCAGGGAAGTATGCCGGAGGGTGCGCGAGTCCGCAGTAGCAACCTTAATTATCTACTTCACCGCCCGGACGGACAGCGCCGACCTCCCGAAACTGCGGCAGCTTCGCCACGAGGCGGATGCCCTTATCGCCAAGCCTTGCACAACAAAAATGATACTATCCAAGGTAAGGAATGCGCTGGAGGGTGCTCTCTAACGAAGGGCACCGAAAGATAGACAATGGACATAGTTCCCAACGTAGTCCGGACTACTACCCGAAGACCGAATAAGGTGACTATGAGAAGCGAAAGGATTCTGATTGTTGAGGCTGACAAGCGCCTCAGGCTCTCCAGGGTCGACGTTCTCACGCGGGACGGCTACTCCGTTACCGGCGTTGCTACCATTGAAAAGGCGGTCCGGGTAGCCAGAGAGGAGCCTTTGGAACTTCTCATCATTGGTAGAGAGCAGCCGGTATTGCTGGACGCACTTCCAGGCCAGTTCCCACCGGAGATGAGTATTCTGATGATAGTTCCAGAAAATACCATTGGCCGTATCACCGAGAATGCCGGGACAGGAATATGCTCCTTCCTGATTCCACCGGTCACACCACGCAGGTTGAAGGAAAGGGTTGCTCGGGTTATCGATAACGCAAGGCAGGTCAAGGAGAGCATCCGGGGCGAACTCCTTACCTCCCTGGAGAACAGCAGGATGTCCGGCAGCGGTAAAAAGCAGTACATTCAAATGCAGAGACTACTCCAGGAAATATCCACAGCTCAGGAGAATGAGCGCCGTCGGGTAGCCATTGAAATCCACGATGGTGTTGCCCAGTGGATGGTCGGGGCCTCATATGGTATCAAGGCATGCAGCATCCTCGTTTCTGAACTGAGACTGGACGACCTGCAGCGAGAACTGGCCGAGACCGGACAGGCGGTGCAGAGAAGTATCAAAGAACTGCGTCGCACCATTGCTAACCTGCGCCCGCTCCCGCTGGAGGAACTGGGACTTGTCGCTGCCATTCGCCAGGTAGCGACAACACTTGCCGAAGATGGTATCATATGTCACACTGAGGTAGACGTAGACCTGCCCAGGCTTTCTATCCCTGAGGAGACTACAACCTACCGGATAATACAGGAGATGCTGAACAATGTCAGGCGGCACTCCGGGGCGAGTGAGGTAACCGTGCACATGCAATACCACGACGGTATGTACTCGGTGGCTGTCAGCGATAACGGGCAGGGCT comes from the Dehalococcoidales bacterium genome and includes:
- a CDS encoding response regulator, which translates into the protein MVTGNAEVLIVDDEPHLCDALHRILTREGYCVRTALDGETALELCRQKAPDVLLLDVMMPGMDGREVCRRVRESAVATLIIYFTARTDSADLPKLRQLRHEADALIAKPCTTKMILSKVRNALEGAL
- a CDS encoding ATP-binding protein, yielding MRSERILIVEADKRLRLSRVDVLTRDGYSVTGVATIEKAVRVAREEPLELLIIGREQPVLLDALPGQFPPEMSILMIVPENTIGRITENAGTGICSFLIPPVTPRRLKERVARVIDNARQVKESIRGELLTSLENSRMSGSGKKQYIQMQRLLQEISTAQENERRRVAIEIHDGVAQWMVGASYGIKACSILVSELRLDDLQRELAETGQAVQRSIKELRRTIANLRPLPLEELGLVAAIRQVATTLAEDGIICHTEVDVDLPRLSIPEETTTYRIIQEMLNNVRRHSGASEVTVHMQYHDGMYSVAVSDNGQGFAPEEVLNNEMSAMHMGLIGMKERAGLLGGYLTIDSGHGKGTAMRFSFPVSIRETVKATSTVRD